The following proteins come from a genomic window of Crassostrea angulata isolate pt1a10 chromosome 1, ASM2561291v2, whole genome shotgun sequence:
- the LOC128175992 gene encoding TBC1 domain family member 9-like isoform X3 has product MWVKPEEVLLANALWVTERANPYFVLQRRKGYGGGGLTGLLVGTLDTVMDSKTPPYRILHQTPASEISYSVSVANNRAEIHKDWEWIEQNMMETLGSFENEEDATEFVKCKIESMFTHEHKTGEVDEEVENYKTSTRKFMKLFNMPKEEKLVNQYSCSFWKNNIPRQGWMYLSVNHLCFYSFLMGKEAKVIIRWTDITKLEKGNNMLFPESIKVSTREGEFVFSMLLRSSETFRLMEQLANMAMKQLMQEGGFEEDKSIVDRTKKRTPKRMSSIKRDLDARARSDAFRSAFCLPLDEKLDGDTDCVLWTPFNKQHVWGRLYLSSNYICFASRVRDLVTVVIPLREVVLVEKVDNAASGELGTDSLVVTTKGKHNFIFSQLPVREFILQKLSDFLSKVEEPSDKSPSRQNSTCEPESSAPDEIQFQPALVSVFHRRNSDELSARETIKEHLWNVHFSEFGRGVCMYRTHKTQELILQGLPEKFRGEIWMLFSGAINEMATNKGYYRNLVEQSLGKYTLASDEIERDLHRSLPEHPAFQSDLGISALRRVLTAYAWRNPTIGYCQAMNIVTSVLLLYVSEEEAFWLLTSICERLLPDYYNTKVVGALIDQNVFKDLINENLPALHQKLEDLGLLSMISLSWFLTIFLSVMPFNCAVSIMDCFFYDGARVIFQVALTILDNKQEELLEAKEEGEAMTVLSSYLENITNKDSTMPHIAHTSSMCGSLAEKKEPSVDVAVLIDDSYRKYGHISNQDIDKLRLKYRLQVVQHIEDSTKKNVLRSVQTHTLFKGKELDDLFILFKEEYLTSCYWRTSQQPADMGDKFDPSRPYYEMYKIDFEQFKTMYLSLSPWASGPRAGHLAHRTFKFLDDNKDNMINFKEFMYVLGVVCKGDITQKLKLLYLLHQLSPHELEDMASPSPTSPASSKTVESPESAVEAADFFDSDASSVDALQDEIVLPGDPVEETQEESQDTQSKEELPSTELIPDQDNNKKADSQGAEGGGSQIVGGGPSGDVGLDVLPKPEEVTAEKEAELQESLKKMYAKKRELNRSDSKAEFKDVPRMSQAQFIDMWRTLYDMFTDNEYEQQLYHSIATVGTLLLEMGEVGKKFYLQKSVSESSTGENSSTKMESLSEDVEQLKMEESKDPSNSTENQTKEDSSSSQSELSQLDESSAAGARSSYSKPDSDWSISFEQMVASLLTEQPLVTYFEKQCDMSEAVAKMRNRRLITRQSSHFPEKKK; this is encoded by the exons GGTGACGGAGAGAGCAAACCCATATTTCGTCCTGCAGAGAAGGAAGGGTTATGGAGGGGGTGGTCTAACTGGACTGCTGGTGGGGACCCTAGACACTGTCATGGATAGCAAG acCCCACCCTACAGAATATTGCATCAGACACCAGCATCAGAGATCAGCTATA GTGTATCAGTGGCCAATAACAGGGCAGAAATCCATAAAGACTGGGAATGGATAGAGCAGAATATGATGGAGACCCTGG GTTCCTTTGAAAATGAGGAAGATGCCACAGAATTTGTAAAGTGTAAGATAGAGAGCATGTTCACCCATGAACACAAAACAGGGGAAG TGGATGAAGAGGTTGAGAACTACAAAACTTCAACCAGAAAATTCATGAAGCTTTTTAATATGCCCAAGGAAGAAAAGCTTGTTAATC AGTACTCATGCAGTTTTTGGAAGAACAACATCCCCCGGCAGGGCTGGATGTACCTGAGTGTCAACCATCTGTGTTTCTACTCTTTTCTGATGGGTAAAGAGGCCAAGGTCATCATAAGATGGACAGACATTACG AAACTTGAAAAGGGTAACAATATGCTTTTTCCAGAGAGCATAAAGGTATCAACTAGAGAAGGGGag TTTGTGTTTTCTATGCTTCTGAGAAGTAGTGAAACTTTTAGATTAATGGAGCAGCTGGCAAATATGGCCATGAAGCA GCTGATGCAAGAAGGTGGTTTCGAAGAAGACAAATCTATTGTTGACAGAACTAA GAAGCGAACACCAAAGAGGATGTCCTCCATTAAAAGAGACCTTGATGCGAGGGCAAGAAGTGATGCTTTCAG GTCAGCCTTCTGTCTCCCCCTAGATGAGAAGTTGGACGGTGACACAGACTGTGTCCTTTGGACGCCCTTCAACAAACAACATGTGTGGGGCCGCCTCTATCTGTCCAGTAACTATATCTGCTTTGCCAGCAGG GTGCGTGATCTGGTTACCGTAGTGATACCACTCCGTGAAGTGGTATTGGTGGAAAAAGTAGACAATGCTGCCAGTGGTGAATTGGGAACAGATTCTTTGGTTGTTACCACGAAAGGAAAg CATAACTTCATATTCTCACAACTTCCAGTGCGTGAGTTCATCCTGCAAAAACTGTCAGATTTCTTATCCAAAGTAGAAGAGCCCTCAGACAAAAG CCCCTCTAGACAAAACTCTACATGTGAACCGGAATCATCAGCCCCAG ATGAAATACAATTCCAGCCAGCTTTGGTGAGTGTATTTCATCGACGGAACTCTGATGAACTGTCAGCAAGAGAAACCATTAAAGAGCACTTATGGAATGTTCACTTCTCGGAGTTTGGCAG GGGTGTTTGTATGTATCGAACTCACAAGACACAAGAACTGATCCTGCAGGGATTGCCAGAGAAGTTTAGAGGAGAAATATGGATGCTGTTTTCAGGAGCCATAAATGAG ATGGCAACTAACAAGGGATATTACAGAAACCTTGTGGAACAGAGTCTTGGGAAGTACACACTAGCTAGTGATGAAATAGAGAGAGATCTCCACAG GTCTCTCCCAGAACATCCAGCTTTTCAGTCCGACCTTGGAATAAGCGCTCTGAGGCGAGTGTTAACAGCGTACGCCTGGAGAAATCCCACAATAG GTTACTGTCAGGCTATGAACATCGTGACCAGTGTGTTGTTGCTGTACGTTAGTGAAGAGGAGGCCTTCTGGTTGTTGACGTCTATTTGTGAGCGCCTTCTCCCCGACTACTACAACACCAAGGTAGTCGGGGCATTGATTGACCAAA atgtgtttaaggACCTGATTAATGAAAATCTGCCTGCCCTCCACCAGAAGCTTGAGGACCTAGGGCTCCTCAGCATGATCTCTCTGTCCTGGTTCCTCACTATATTCCTCAG TGTGATGCCATTTAACTGTGCTGTCAGCATAATGGACTGTTTTTTCTATGATGGCGCCAGG GTAATCTTCCAAGTTGCCTTGACCATTCTGGACAACAAACAAGAGGAACTTCTGGAGGCGAAAGAGGAGGGAGAGGCCATGACGGTTCTCAGCTCTTACCTGGAGAACATCACTAACAAGGACTCCACCATGCCTCACATTGCCCACACTAGCTCTATGTGTGGTAGTCTGGCAGAGAAAAAGGAG cCCAGCGTAGACGTAGCCGTCCTTATAGACGACAGCTACAGGAAGTACGGACACATATCCAATCAGGACATTGACAAACTCCGACTCAAGTACCGTCTCCAAGTGGTGCAG CACATTGAGGACAGTACAAAGAAAAATGTGTTACGGAGTGTCCAAACTCACACACTGTTCAAAGGAAAGGAGTTAGAtgatctatttattttatttaag GAGGAATATTTAACGTCTTGTTACTGGAGAACCAGTCAACAGCCTGCTGACATGGGGGACAAATTCGACCCATCCAGACCTTACTACGAGATgtacaaaattgattttgaacAGTTCAAAACCATGTACTTGTCTCTCTCCCCCTGGGCTTCTGGCCCAAGGGCAGGACACCTAGCCCATAGGACATTCAAG TTTCTTGATGACAACAAAGACAACATGATTAATTTCAAAGAATTCATGTATGTGCTTGGGGTAGTCTGTAAAGGGGACATAACCCAGAAGCTGAAGCTGCTGTACCTTCTGCACCAGTTATCCCCCCATGAATTAGAGGACATGGCTTCCCCGTCTCCTACATCACCAGCCAGTTCAAAGACAG TAGAGAGCCCAGAAAGTGCGGTAGAGGCAGCTGATTTCTTTGATAGTGATGCCAGTTCTGTTGATGCACTACAAGATG AAATTGTACTGCCAGGCGACCCTGTTGAAGAAACACAAGAAGAAAGTCAAGATACCCAGTCCAAGGAAGAACTCCCATCTACAGAGCTCATTCCTGACCAAGATAACAACAAAAAGGCTGATTCACAGGGAGCAGAGGGGGGTGGATCACAGATTGTAGGGGGTGGACCCTCAGGGGATGTTGGATTAGATGTATTACCAAAACCTGAAGAGGTCACAGCTGAGAAAG AAGCAGAACTTCAAGAAAGTTTAAAGAAGATGTATGCTAAGAAGAGGGAACTGAATAGGAGTGATAGCAAAGCAGAGTTTAAAGATGTGCCTAGAATGTCTCAA GCTCAATTTATTGACATGTGGAGAACATTATATGACATGTTTACTGACAATGAATATGAGCAACAACTTTACCATTCCATAGCAACAGTGGGCACATTGCTTTTAGAAATGGGGGAAGTAGGGAAAAAATTCTACCTGCAAAAATCAGTGTCAGAGAGCAGTACAGGTGAAAACTCATCAACAAAGATGGAAAGCTTATCAGAAGATGTTGAACAGCTAAAAATGGAGGAATCTAAGGACCCATCAAACTCAACAGAAAACCAAACCAAGGAAGACTCAAGCTCATCTCAGTCAGAATTATCTCAGCTTGATGAGTCATCAGCTGCAGGGGCCAGAAGCTCTTACTCTAAACCAGACTCCGATTGGTCAATAAGTTTTGAGCAGATGGTAGCATCTCTGTTAACAGAGCAACCGCTGGTCACTTACTTTGAGAAACAATGTGATATGTCAGAGGCTGTGGCCAAAATGAGAAACCGTAGACTCATCACTAGGCAATCTAGTCATTTCCCTGAAAAGAAGAAATGA
- the LOC128175992 gene encoding TBC1 domain family member 9-like isoform X2 — protein sequence MWVKPEEVLLANALWVTERANPYFVLQRRKGYGGGGLTGLLVGTLDTVMDSKTPPYRILHQTPASEISYSVSVANNRAEIHKDWEWIEQNMMETLGSFENEEDATEFVKCKIESMFTHEHKTGEVDEEVENYKTSTRKFMKLFNMPKEEKLVNQYSCSFWKNNIPRQGWMYLSVNHLCFYSFLMGKEAKVIIRWTDITKLEKGNNMLFPESIKVSTREGEFVFSMLLRSSETFRLMEQLANMAMKQLMQEGGFEEDKSIVDRTKKRTPKRMSSIKRDLDARARSDAFRSAFCLPLDEKLDGDTDCVLWTPFNKQHVWGRLYLSSNYICFASRVDIVEQSMVTSQRQVRKRKVRREHPIINSQVRDLVTVVIPLREVVLVEKVDNAASGELGTDSLVVTTKGKHNFIFSQLPVREFILQKLSDFLSKVEEPSDKSPSRQNSTCEPESSAPDEIQFQPALVSVFHRRNSDELSARETIKEHLWNVHFSEFGRGVCMYRTHKTQELILQGLPEKFRGEIWMLFSGAINEMATNKGYYRNLVEQSLGKYTLASDEIERDLHRSLPEHPAFQSDLGISALRRVLTAYAWRNPTIGYCQAMNIVTSVLLLYVSEEEAFWLLTSICERLLPDYYNTKVVGALIDQNVFKDLINENLPALHQKLEDLGLLSMISLSWFLTIFLSVMPFNCAVSIMDCFFYDGARVIFQVALTILDNKQEELLEAKEEGEAMTVLSSYLENITNKDSTMPHIAHTSSMCGSLAEKKEPSVDVAVLIDDSYRKYGHISNQDIDKLRLKYRLQVVQHIEDSTKKNVLRSVQTHTLFKGKELDDLFILFKEEYLTSCYWRTSQQPADMGDKFDPSRPYYEMYKIDFEQFKTMYLSLSPWASGPRAGHLAHRTFKFLDDNKDNMINFKEFMYVLGVVCKGDITQKLKLLYLLHQLSPHELEDMASPSPTSPASSKTESPESAVEAADFFDSDASSVDALQDEIVLPGDPVEETQEESQDTQSKEELPSTELIPDQDNNKKADSQGAEGGGSQIVGGGPSGDVGLDVLPKPEEVTAEKEAELQESLKKMYAKKRELNRSDSKAEFKDVPRMSQAQFIDMWRTLYDMFTDNEYEQQLYHSIATVGTLLLEMGEVGKKFYLQKSVSESSTGENSSTKMESLSEDVEQLKMEESKDPSNSTENQTKEDSSSSQSELSQLDESSAAGARSSYSKPDSDWSISFEQMVASLLTEQPLVTYFEKQCDMSEAVAKMRNRRLITRQSSHFPEKKK from the exons GGTGACGGAGAGAGCAAACCCATATTTCGTCCTGCAGAGAAGGAAGGGTTATGGAGGGGGTGGTCTAACTGGACTGCTGGTGGGGACCCTAGACACTGTCATGGATAGCAAG acCCCACCCTACAGAATATTGCATCAGACACCAGCATCAGAGATCAGCTATA GTGTATCAGTGGCCAATAACAGGGCAGAAATCCATAAAGACTGGGAATGGATAGAGCAGAATATGATGGAGACCCTGG GTTCCTTTGAAAATGAGGAAGATGCCACAGAATTTGTAAAGTGTAAGATAGAGAGCATGTTCACCCATGAACACAAAACAGGGGAAG TGGATGAAGAGGTTGAGAACTACAAAACTTCAACCAGAAAATTCATGAAGCTTTTTAATATGCCCAAGGAAGAAAAGCTTGTTAATC AGTACTCATGCAGTTTTTGGAAGAACAACATCCCCCGGCAGGGCTGGATGTACCTGAGTGTCAACCATCTGTGTTTCTACTCTTTTCTGATGGGTAAAGAGGCCAAGGTCATCATAAGATGGACAGACATTACG AAACTTGAAAAGGGTAACAATATGCTTTTTCCAGAGAGCATAAAGGTATCAACTAGAGAAGGGGag TTTGTGTTTTCTATGCTTCTGAGAAGTAGTGAAACTTTTAGATTAATGGAGCAGCTGGCAAATATGGCCATGAAGCA GCTGATGCAAGAAGGTGGTTTCGAAGAAGACAAATCTATTGTTGACAGAACTAA GAAGCGAACACCAAAGAGGATGTCCTCCATTAAAAGAGACCTTGATGCGAGGGCAAGAAGTGATGCTTTCAG GTCAGCCTTCTGTCTCCCCCTAGATGAGAAGTTGGACGGTGACACAGACTGTGTCCTTTGGACGCCCTTCAACAAACAACATGTGTGGGGCCGCCTCTATCTGTCCAGTAACTATATCTGCTTTGCCAGCAGG GTTGATATTGTTGAGCAGTCAATGGTTACGTCTCAGAGGCAAGTTCGTAAGCGTAAAGTCAGACGTGAACATCCGATCATAAACAGCCAG GTGCGTGATCTGGTTACCGTAGTGATACCACTCCGTGAAGTGGTATTGGTGGAAAAAGTAGACAATGCTGCCAGTGGTGAATTGGGAACAGATTCTTTGGTTGTTACCACGAAAGGAAAg CATAACTTCATATTCTCACAACTTCCAGTGCGTGAGTTCATCCTGCAAAAACTGTCAGATTTCTTATCCAAAGTAGAAGAGCCCTCAGACAAAAG CCCCTCTAGACAAAACTCTACATGTGAACCGGAATCATCAGCCCCAG ATGAAATACAATTCCAGCCAGCTTTGGTGAGTGTATTTCATCGACGGAACTCTGATGAACTGTCAGCAAGAGAAACCATTAAAGAGCACTTATGGAATGTTCACTTCTCGGAGTTTGGCAG GGGTGTTTGTATGTATCGAACTCACAAGACACAAGAACTGATCCTGCAGGGATTGCCAGAGAAGTTTAGAGGAGAAATATGGATGCTGTTTTCAGGAGCCATAAATGAG ATGGCAACTAACAAGGGATATTACAGAAACCTTGTGGAACAGAGTCTTGGGAAGTACACACTAGCTAGTGATGAAATAGAGAGAGATCTCCACAG GTCTCTCCCAGAACATCCAGCTTTTCAGTCCGACCTTGGAATAAGCGCTCTGAGGCGAGTGTTAACAGCGTACGCCTGGAGAAATCCCACAATAG GTTACTGTCAGGCTATGAACATCGTGACCAGTGTGTTGTTGCTGTACGTTAGTGAAGAGGAGGCCTTCTGGTTGTTGACGTCTATTTGTGAGCGCCTTCTCCCCGACTACTACAACACCAAGGTAGTCGGGGCATTGATTGACCAAA atgtgtttaaggACCTGATTAATGAAAATCTGCCTGCCCTCCACCAGAAGCTTGAGGACCTAGGGCTCCTCAGCATGATCTCTCTGTCCTGGTTCCTCACTATATTCCTCAG TGTGATGCCATTTAACTGTGCTGTCAGCATAATGGACTGTTTTTTCTATGATGGCGCCAGG GTAATCTTCCAAGTTGCCTTGACCATTCTGGACAACAAACAAGAGGAACTTCTGGAGGCGAAAGAGGAGGGAGAGGCCATGACGGTTCTCAGCTCTTACCTGGAGAACATCACTAACAAGGACTCCACCATGCCTCACATTGCCCACACTAGCTCTATGTGTGGTAGTCTGGCAGAGAAAAAGGAG cCCAGCGTAGACGTAGCCGTCCTTATAGACGACAGCTACAGGAAGTACGGACACATATCCAATCAGGACATTGACAAACTCCGACTCAAGTACCGTCTCCAAGTGGTGCAG CACATTGAGGACAGTACAAAGAAAAATGTGTTACGGAGTGTCCAAACTCACACACTGTTCAAAGGAAAGGAGTTAGAtgatctatttattttatttaag GAGGAATATTTAACGTCTTGTTACTGGAGAACCAGTCAACAGCCTGCTGACATGGGGGACAAATTCGACCCATCCAGACCTTACTACGAGATgtacaaaattgattttgaacAGTTCAAAACCATGTACTTGTCTCTCTCCCCCTGGGCTTCTGGCCCAAGGGCAGGACACCTAGCCCATAGGACATTCAAG TTTCTTGATGACAACAAAGACAACATGATTAATTTCAAAGAATTCATGTATGTGCTTGGGGTAGTCTGTAAAGGGGACATAACCCAGAAGCTGAAGCTGCTGTACCTTCTGCACCAGTTATCCCCCCATGAATTAGAGGACATGGCTTCCCCGTCTCCTACATCACCAGCCAGTTCAAAGACAG AGAGCCCAGAAAGTGCGGTAGAGGCAGCTGATTTCTTTGATAGTGATGCCAGTTCTGTTGATGCACTACAAGATG AAATTGTACTGCCAGGCGACCCTGTTGAAGAAACACAAGAAGAAAGTCAAGATACCCAGTCCAAGGAAGAACTCCCATCTACAGAGCTCATTCCTGACCAAGATAACAACAAAAAGGCTGATTCACAGGGAGCAGAGGGGGGTGGATCACAGATTGTAGGGGGTGGACCCTCAGGGGATGTTGGATTAGATGTATTACCAAAACCTGAAGAGGTCACAGCTGAGAAAG AAGCAGAACTTCAAGAAAGTTTAAAGAAGATGTATGCTAAGAAGAGGGAACTGAATAGGAGTGATAGCAAAGCAGAGTTTAAAGATGTGCCTAGAATGTCTCAA GCTCAATTTATTGACATGTGGAGAACATTATATGACATGTTTACTGACAATGAATATGAGCAACAACTTTACCATTCCATAGCAACAGTGGGCACATTGCTTTTAGAAATGGGGGAAGTAGGGAAAAAATTCTACCTGCAAAAATCAGTGTCAGAGAGCAGTACAGGTGAAAACTCATCAACAAAGATGGAAAGCTTATCAGAAGATGTTGAACAGCTAAAAATGGAGGAATCTAAGGACCCATCAAACTCAACAGAAAACCAAACCAAGGAAGACTCAAGCTCATCTCAGTCAGAATTATCTCAGCTTGATGAGTCATCAGCTGCAGGGGCCAGAAGCTCTTACTCTAAACCAGACTCCGATTGGTCAATAAGTTTTGAGCAGATGGTAGCATCTCTGTTAACAGAGCAACCGCTGGTCACTTACTTTGAGAAACAATGTGATATGTCAGAGGCTGTGGCCAAAATGAGAAACCGTAGACTCATCACTAGGCAATCTAGTCATTTCCCTGAAAAGAAGAAATGA